The following is a genomic window from Dehalogenimonas sp. 4OHTPN.
GTCCGGCCACATCGTCAGGCTTCACCAGGCGCGGGTCGTCTTTCTGTCGGCCGAGCCTTCGGCCAACGTCGTCGGCAACACCGCCCACCTGCTGCTCGAGGTTGACGAAGCCCAGGACGTCGCCATAGAGAAGTTCGACCGGGACTTCCGCCCGATGGCCGCCGCCATGAACGCCACGACGGTGCTCTACGGCACGCCCTGGCGCGATACCGACCTGCTTTCGACGGTCGGCCGCCGCAATCTGGAACTGGAGGCGGCTGACGGGCTGAAGCGCCACTTCCGCTACGACTGGCAGGCCGTCGCCGAACATAACCCGGCCTACCGCGCTTACGTGGAAGGAGAGAGGCTCCGGCTGGGCGAAAACCACCCGGCGTTCCGCTCGCAGTATGCCCTGCTGCCCGCTTCGGGCGGCGGCGGCTTCTTCACCGACGAGCAGCTTATCATGATGATGGGCGATTACCCGCGGCAGCGCTCGCCGCGGCCGGGGGCGGTCTATGTCGGCGGCCTCGATTTCGGCGGGGAGGGCAAGACGGCCTGCGATTCGACGGTGTTCACCATCGCCGAAATCGTTGCCCCATCAGAATCACGCCTGATCCGCGTTGTCCACCACTACGCCTGGACCGGTCTGCCGTTCAGCCTGCTCCTGCCGAAGATTGTTGACATAACAAAAGGCTGGGGCCTGCGCCGCCTCGCCGCCGACGCAACCGGCCTGGGCGGGCCGCTGTGCGCCTCACTGAAGCAGTCGCTGGGCCACCGGATCGTTCCTTTCGTTTTCACGCAAGGCTCTAAAAGCGGCCTGGGCTTCAACCTGCTGGCGGCGGCGGGCACCGGGCGTCTTAGCCTCTACACCCGCGACAGCTCTATGGAGTGCGATGAGTTCTGGCGTCAGATAGAAGGAGCGGTTGCGGACTACAGCCTCGGCCGGACGATGAACTTCTACGTCGATCCCACCCGCGCCCACGATGACTACCTGATGTCTCTAGCCCTCTGCGTGGAGGCTGCCGGCAGATATAAGCCCCGGGCGGCGGCGGGGAGGGTTGCCTAGATGCTAGTCCAGAAACTCGATAGAAGCCGGCGGCCGCGGCCGTATCTCCACCTCGATGCCGACCTCTTTGAACAGGTCAATGAAAGCGTCGTCGGCGTACTTCCCGAAAGAAACGAAACGCTTCACCCGGGCGTTGGCCAGCATCTTGGCGCACAGGATGCAGGGGGTGTGGGTGCAGTAGACGGTGGCGCCCTCAAGGTTGACGCCGTGCTGTGCCGCCTGGATGATGACGTTCTGCTCGGCGTGGACCGCCCGGCAGATCTCGTGGCGGGTGCCCGAGGGGATGCCGTTCTGGTCACGCAGGCAGCCCAGTTCCAGGCAATCGCGGGTGCCGGCCGGGGCGCCGTTGTAACCGGTGGTCAGTATATGCTTGGACTTCACCGCCACCGCGCCGACATGGTGGCGGCGGCAGGTGGATCTCTCCGCCACCACGGCGGCGATCTTCAGGAAGTAGTCGTCGGTTTCAGGTCGTTTGAAGTTTTGAGAGCTATCAGCCATCAGCGGTCAGCTTTCATTTAAGTTGAGTTAAAGTGTTAACAGTCCATGTTTTCCAGTTGATGAATGAGTTGTTCAACCTGCGCCCGCAGCTCCCCGATGCCGCCTTCGTTCAGGATCATGTAGTCGGCCACGGCGATGGGGCCGGCTTTGGACACCTTCTCGATCTCGGCTTTGTCGCGGGAGAAGGTTTCCTCCCGGGTCAGCGGCCGCACCGCGCGCGTCGAAAGCCTTTTAGCTCTCGTCCCCGGCGAAGCCCATACCGCCGCCACCGCCAGCTTGTCGCCGTAGCGCTCCTTGAGGAACAGGTACTCTTCCCAGGAGTACATGCCGTCAATGACCGCAAATCCCTTCTCCAGGGCGGCGTCGATACGCGCCAGATTGAGTTTGGCGTAGGCCGCCATGCCCAACTCCTGGCGTAGCGCCTCGCGGACGGAGCGCTCGTTGGCTTCAGAAAGCGGCAGACCGCGGCGTTTCACCTCTTCGTCGGTGACATCGCCGAAGCGGATGCGGCTGTAGCCGTGCTGCTCCATGACGCGGCTGGCCTCGGTCTTGCCGGCCCCGGCCATGCCCACCATAGCGATGATTTTGGGAGAACTCATTGGCGGACATTATAGGTGGAAAAGGGGTGAAGGGACAAACACATATCTGAACCATCGTGCGGTTGAAGGAGAACAGGTCATGGCGATTGAAAGCGGGATTGAGACCTGAAAAACCGGCGGCTGACACTTGCTTTCTGTTACGCTATAATGAAACCTGACTATGAGAATTGACATAACCATAGATAAAGAGTTCAAAAAGGACCTGTCGGTACCGTGGCTCCGCGGCGTTGCCCGGCAGATCCTCGTTGCCCAATGCGCTGAATCGTCTTCTGAAATGGGCATCTACATCACTGGTCAGGAGCGCATCCGGGAACTTAACCGCATCTATCGCCATAAAGACCATCCCACCGATGTGCTGTCGTTCTCCTTCTTCGTCAGGGAAGCCGCCGCCGATGCCACCACTCACCCGGACTTTCCGGTCCAGATAGACGGCGGCATCAACCTGGGCGAGGTAGTCATATCCCTGCCCCAGGCGCAGCTGCAGGCGGCGGAGTTCGGCCACCCGCTCAAGAAGGAGCTCGGGCGTCTGCTAATCCACGGTATTATGCACCTCCTGGGTTTCGACCATGAAAAGGAATCCGACGCTGAAATCATGGAGGACCGCGAGCTGCAGATTCTCAAGGAGCTGGAGCCTTCGCTTTCGTGAACGTCCTCGGCCTGTCAGGCAGCCCCCGCCTCGGTGGCAACACCAGCCAGCTCCTGCACGAAGCCCTGCGCGGCGCCGAGTCGGCCGGGGCGCTTACCCGCTTCATCGACGCCGCCTCTCTGGACATCTCCGGCTGCCTCCACTGCGATTATTGTGCCCGCACCGGCGACTGCAAGCTGAATGACGACATGCAGCTGATCTACGAAGCCCTCTCTCACGCCGACCGGGTGATCATCGCCTCGCCGCTGCACTTCATGTCGGTCACCGCCCAGCTTAAAGCCGCCATCGACCGCTGCCAGTGCCTATGGGCGCGCAAATATCTGCTCAGCCGGCCGCCGATTGAGCCGGAAAAGCCCCGCAAAGGCCTGTTCATCGCCGCCGGCGGCCGCAAAGGACAGACCTTGTTCGAGCCCGCCCGGGCAACAGTCAAAGCGCTGTTTATCGTGCTGGACATCGAATACACCGGCGAGCTGTTCTTCTCCGGCGTCGACGGCCCCGGGGCCATCAATAATATCGAAGGCGCCATGTCAAAGGCTTTCGAAGCTGGCCGCAAGCTGGTAGAATAGCCCTGAGGTAAAAAGTACCATTATGACCAAACTGAAACTTGGCCCCCAGGCGCTGCTCTATCCCATGCCGGCCTTCTTGGTCGGCAGCCTGACGGCCGGCAAAGCCAATTTCATCACCGTGGCCTGGGGCGGCATCGCCTGCGGCGACCCGCCGATGGTTTCCATCGCCATCCGCCACACCCGCCACAGCCTGAAGGGTATCATGGAGAACAAGGCCTTTTCGGTCAATATCCCGGATGCCTCACTGGTCAGGGAGACCGACTACTGCGGCATCGTCTCGGGCGCCAAGACCGACAAAGCCGCAGCCTGCCGATTTAGAGTCTTCTACGGTAAACAGCCCGGCGCGCCGCTGATAGAGCAGTGCCCTCTTAACCTGGAATGCGAACTGCACACCACGGTCAACCTCGGCTCCCACCTGCTGGTCATCGGCCGCATTACCGAGTGCCATATCTCGGAGGAGTGTCTGACCAGCGGCCGCGCCGATGTCAATAAAATCAATCCCATCGTCTACACCACCGGCCAGGCGCAGTACCAGGCGCTGGGACAGTTTCTGGGCAAAGCCTTTTCCATCGGCACCGAACTCAAGACATGACTTTCAAAATAGTCACTCCCCGGCTGGACCTTATCCTGGAGGACATCGCCGCGCTGGAAGCCTTCTCTGAATCGCCGGCCAAACTCGCTTCACTGCTGGGCGCCGAGGTGCCGCCGCATTGGCCAGTTTGCGGCGCCGATGTCATCACTTACGTCATTGACTGGCTGAAATCAGACCCCGAACTCGGAGGTTTCGGCGCTTACTTCATCATCCACAGGGATGACCGGAAACTCATCGGCGACGGCGGGTTCAAAGGCCGCCCGAACCAATCCGGCGAGGTTGAGCTGGGGTATTCCCTGATTGAAGCCTACCGCGGCCAGGGCTACGCCACCGAGGCGTCCCGGGCGCTCGCCGATTGGGCTTTCAGTCAGCCGGATGTAACCGCCGTCCGCGCCGAGACGTTGCCTGACGGCTTTGCCTCTCAGGCGGTGTTGAAGAAAATAGGCATGGTCTTTGATGGAGAGTATCTCCACCCCGATGACGGCCGGGTCTTCAGGTGGCGGTTGGACCGCCGCAATTGGCCGCCATCGCGGTAGATTATAGCCGCAGGCACTCCACCCTGTGTCCCGCCGCCACCTCCACCGCCACCGGCTTGATAGTGTCGCAGCGCCCTTTTTCCGCTTTCAGGCAGCGGGGAAAGAAGGCGCAGCCCGCATTGACCCTCGACGATGCCGTTTCCAGCGGGATGACCGCCCGCTCCCGGAAGCGGTTCTGGGGGTCTGGTGTCGGTATTGCGGCGATCAGGGCTTGAGTGTAGGGGTGCTGCGGATGACGGATGAGTTCGCGCGCCGGTCCGGTCTCGACGATTCGTCCGAGATACATCACGGCTATGCGGTGGCAGAAGTAGCCCGCGGTAGCGATATCATGGGTGATATACAAAAAACCCAGGTTGTGGCTCCGTTGAAGCTCGGAGAAGAGCGACAGAATTTCCGCCCGGGACGACGCGTCAATCATCGATACCGGCTCGTCGGCGACGATATACTCCGGCTTTAGAAGGAGAGCCCGGGCGATGGCTACCCGCTGCCGCTGGCCGCCTGAGAGCAGGTGGGTGAAGCCGCCGAGGTAGTCGTTAGCAGGCCGTAATTTTACCTCATCGAGAACCCTTGCCGCGGCGTCCTTCCGCCCGGCGCTGTCGCCGATTTTATGGATGACCAGCGGCTCCTCCAGAATCTGGCCGATGGTCATGAACGGGTCGAGCGAGGCGAAGGGATCCTGGAAAACGCCCTGGACGCGGCGGCGCAGATCTTTGAGTTGCTTTTCCGGCTGATTGGTAATGTCACTGCCGTCGAACATGACGGTGCCGGCTGTCGGCCGCAGCAGCCGCAGGGCGATGCGCGCCAGGGTCGTCTTGCCGGAGCCGGATTCGCCGACGATACCCAGCGTCTCGCCGGGGGCAAGGGAGATGGAAGCTTCGTCGACAGCGCGGACGATCGATGTCTTGAACATCGACTTCTTGGCTTTGAAGTCCATGGTTACGTTGTTGAGTTCGAGCTTCGAGGTCATGGTTCAATCACCAGGTGGCAGCGGGCGTGCTGTCCGGTACCACAGACGATTAGTTCGGGATGGGTTGAGCAGGTATCGCAGACCACCGGGCACCGCGGCGAGAAGTAGCAGCCGGCGGGCGGCGAAGTCATTTTTGGCGGCGTGCCCGGGATGAATTCCGGGCGTCGGTCGTCGTAGAGGCTGGGGATGCTGCCCAGCAACTTTTTGGTGTAGGGATGCTTCGGCGACTCGAGTACCTGTTCCGCGGTTCCGATCTCGACGAATTCCCCGGCGTACATCACGGCGATGCGGTCAGCCAGGTCCGAGGCCAGCGCCAGGTCGTGGGTGACAAAAAGGCCGCCGAGCTTCAAATCGCGCTTGAGTTGCTTCAACAGGTTCATTATCTGCGCCTGGATGATGACGTCCAGGGCCGAGGTCGGCTCATCGAGGATGACCAGCTTCGGCTTGCAGGCCAAAGCCATGGCGATCATGACCCGCTGCTTCATGCCGCCGGACAGCTCGTGGGGGTAGCGGCGTAAGGTATCCGGCGGCAGCCGGACGAGGCTTAAAAGCTCGGCGGATCGCCTTGCCGCCGCTGTTTTATCGGTTCGACCGTCCAGCAGCAGCGGTTCGGCAATCTGGTCACCAACGCGCCTGACCGGGTGCAGCGAGTCCATCGCTCCCTGAAAGACCATCGACAGCTTCTTCCAGCGCACCTGTTTCCTGAACTCCTCCTCTGACAGACTGAGGCAGTCTACACCGTCGAGGAGCACATGTCCTTCGGGTGTTAAAGCGTTACGAGGCAAGAGGCGCATCAGCCCCAGTGACAGCGAGGATTTGCCGGCGCCGGACTCGCCGACCACAGCCAGCGTCTCGCCCTCGTTGACCTCGAAGGAGACACCGCCGACGGCCGCCAGGTTCCCGCCGCCGGTCTCGTAGCCGATCCTCAGATTGTTAATTTCAAGCAGTGCCATGTTGCCTCAATTTGGGGTTGACTACGGGCTCGAAACCCAGGGCTAATAACACGAAGGTCATGGCGGCGAAGACGACCAAAAGGCCTGGCGGTAGCACCCACCACCAGTAGCCGACGTAGACGGCTCCGGTTGAAAAGCCGCTCTCGAGGATTTGGCCCCAGGTGGGTATCGACGGGTCGCCCAGACCGAGAAAGGAAAGTCCCGCTTCGGCCAGTATCGCTCCGGGCGTCGAGAAGATCATCTGTGACAGGACGAACGGTCCAATCTGGAACAGGACGTGGCGGAACATGATGCGCGACGGACTGGCGCCCAGCGCCCGAGTCGCCTCGACGAGTTGCGAGGCGGCGTGCTGCATCACCATGCTGCGGGTGATGATGGTCAGGCCCGGCCAGCCGAACACGACCATAATAAGGATGACCAGCCACAGTTTCTGACCGATAATGAAAGCCAGGAAGATGAGGATCGGTAAGAGCGGAACGTTAGCTAGAACGTCACACAGCCGCTGGATGAAGGTGTCGGTCTTGCCCCCGACGTAGCCGGAGATGATGCCCGTGGCCGTGCCGATGACGGTAATGAACACGCTGGTGACCACACCGATTAGAAGAGCCACCGGGAAGCCGAAGAGCAAGCCCCTAGCCAGGTCGCGGCCTAAAGAATCGGTGCCCATCAGACCGTAGACGGTGCCGCCCAGGACGTATTTCACCTCGGCGATGGAGTCGGCGTCGGCGTAAGTCAGGGCAGTGACGTTGATTCGGTATTCACCCGGCATCGGCGTGAAGCCGCCGGCGCCGTCCGGCTGGCCGAAGACGACCGCCTCCGGTTTGGCCTGGACCTCCGCCAGAGACAGCGACAGACCCAGTTCACCGGCGGCAAAGTCCCGAACGTTGTAGGCCACCGCTTGGTCACCGGTCAAATACACGCGGAATGGCGTTTCGGAGTAGCGGGTGTAGGGCGCAGTTTCGCCGGCCGCCGCTCCGGGTACAATATGGCGGAGCAGCAGAACCTCTTTGCCGTCGGGGCGTAGGATTGACAGCGACAATATCGGCGGGCGGTCGCTGAAGGTCACGCCGGACAGGGAGAACGAGGTGAAAGCAGGGAATTCATCGTAGTCATAACCGAGATCGAAGCGGTAGATCAAGTATCGGCCGGTGCTGTCGGCGACGACGTCGAACGGTTCATCGGCGGTGAAGGTGGTGTGGGAAACCCTGGCGTCGGAGGAAAAGGTATTGGTCCAGGCCGGCGGTGCGCTCTGGGGGTAGTCCGCCCAAAAAACCGGATTGTTCCAGACCTTCTTGCCGAAGTCCAGCGGGTAGGTCATCAGGACGAACACGGAAACCAGAAGCATCAGCGCCAGGAAGGCGGCGCCGACGCGCCCCACCCAGCTCGAGAGTAGCGTCCGTATAATATCTTTGGGTTTCATTTAGGTATACCTGATGCGTGGGTCCAGCCAGAGGTAAAGGACTTCCAGGACGAAGCGGGCGGCCAGGTAGATCAGGGTGAAGACGAAGGTCAATGCGACGATGACCGTCTCGTCGGCGGCGATGATGGCGTCGTAGTAGAGGCGGCCCATGCCCGGCCAGTTGAACACCGTCTCGGTCAGGATGGCACCGCCCAGCGAACCCGCCAGGCCGAGGATGAGGGAGGTGACTATCGGAGGGGCCGCCGCCCGGAGGATGTAGCGGCGCTCGATGAGGTTCTGGGGGAGGCCCTTGGCTTTGCCTACGGTGACGAAAGGTTCCTGGGCGGTATTAAGGACCATCGTCCGCACGGCATAGGCCCAGGAGCCGAAGGAGACGACTACCAGAGCGGCCACTGGCAGCGCGGCGTGCCAGGCCATATCGCCCAACCGGGCCAGGGCGCCGTCCGGCGGCGGCGCCGACAGCAGCCCGCCGTAGGGGAAGATGCCCCATTCGAAGGCGAAAAAGAGTACGAAGAAGATGCCGACCCACCAGGCGGGCAGGGCATACGACACCGCCAGCGCCAGGCAGGCGGCGCGGTCGAGTCTCGTGCCGGCACGGGCGGCTAGCCGCGGGCCGATTAGAAGTCCCAATATGGAAGTGATGACCGAAGCAGTGGTAATGAGCAGGATAGTGTTGCCCAGGCGCTCGGCTAAAAGATCAGCGACGCGCGGCGATCCGTCGGTCGTCCGCAGCGTCCGGGCTTCGCCCAGGTCGAAGGTGACCACCCGCTGGATGGTGTCCGGCAGGCGAGTGAACCACGGCTGGTCCAGATGATAAAAAGCCTCAAGCTCAGCGCGGCGCTGGGCAACGGTTGCTTCGAGGACTTCAGGGTCACGGATTGTCTGCGACAGGGTGGTGCGGTAGGCGCGGATCTCTTCGGAGACGGTTGACTGGAGCATCCGGTCGGAAAAACCGGTGGCTCCGAGTGACACCACCACCATGAGCAAGACGACGATGAGCACGCCGAACAGGGTGAGGCCGCGGCCAAGCAGCTTCAATACCATCAGCTATCGGTCCACCGCCCGCCTTATTTTTTAGTCTTGGCGCCTTTGAGAATCATAAAGACCAGCCCGCCGCCGACCAGCAGGGCGATCGGGATGACGATCAGCATCGGCGAAATGCCGCCGCCGCCTCCTCCGCCGCCGTTCTCGCCGTTATCACCCGGCACGGTAATGACGCCCCCGCCTGCCATGTCGACATCCAATCGGCGTTCTGTCACCTGGGACACGGCGTCGCTGGATCCCAGCAAATAGAGGTAATAGATGCCCTGCTTCAGGTTCTGGGTATCGGCGGCGCTGAGCGCTACGGTGAACCTGGTGCCGCTGCCCTGCGCCTGGCCGCTCTTAAGTACTTTGCTTGTCGCCGGATCCACCAGGGAGAAGTCTACCGCCAGGGTACCGGCCCCCGATAGTTCGACGGTGACCTCCCCGGCTTTGCCCGGTTCCAGTTTGCTGGAGGTGACGTTCTTGATATCCACCAGCTGTGCCGCCCCGAGGTACTTGTCCCCGGGTTTGAAAGGATAACCGGGATCGCGGAAAGCATCCAGCTCGGCGTACTGCGCCGCTGAATCGAACCTGACCAGTTTGAAAGGCCCGTTGGAAATCGCCAGGTGGGAATAGCTATCGTAGAAATCCATTGAGGCCTGATACCTGGCCTGGGCGCTTGAAAAGCTGACCCTGGTTTGCGGGGTGTCGAAAATCAGGTTGGGCACTGTACCGGCATCTTTGAAACCGGACAGCACGGTCCTGATGCGGAGTGCGTGGCTTTTATTGACCGTGGACAGCCAGTCAACATTGAACCGCGCCGCCGCGGTGTCCGAGTAAGCGCCCTGCCGCTTATCGAAGACAATGTTGTCCATGGCAGCCAGGATTTCCCAGGGGGTGGTTAACGAAGCCGGCACCGCGTAAGAAGCGATGTAATCCGGTACGAAATGCCAGTAGTCAACGTAGACCTCGATGCGGTTGGCATCCAGTATCTTGAACCCTTTGAAAGTATCGAGCACCGGTTTGGTCGTGGTGGCCGCGGCGAATTCGATAGCCGACTTGTTTTTGTTATAGACCATGTCGAAGGACTGGTAGATGGCATAGATCAGGTCAGCCATCTCTATCTGCTGGCCGTTGTGCCACTTGGACTGGAAATACTTTGAGTAGTCGAAAGTGACCTTGGACGTTGCCCGGGTGGCGCCGGCGATCGTCGCGAACTTGCCCTTATCGGCGTCCCAGCGGAAAGCATCGGCCGGCACCGCCAGCGTGCTTGACGGACCGGCGGTCTCCACAGTATATGACGCCCGGTAAGCCGCCGGGAGTCCGGTGAAGGGGTGGCTGTAAAGGGGCGGGTCGACCATGTTGCGCCAGATGTCTGACGAATAGACATCGCCGAAACCGCCCACCGGATTCCAGGTTGAGCGTTCCGTCCACACCCACTGGTTGCCGATGGTCAGCGTGGATTGGTTGGGCACGTAGGCGTCTCTCAGCGTCAGCAGGGATCTCGGCCCGGCGGCTATGTCCTGAGTGACGCCGTCCATGGTGCTTTTAGCGGCGAAGTTGTTGACGGCGGTCACCACCCACAACCTGACCGCTTCCTCCATCGCCAGTTTGGTCATTTGCTTGTAAAGGTCGTCGCGCTGGGAGGTGGAGGCGAAGGTCCCCATATAGACCTTCTTGCCAAGGTCGTCGAGGGTGGCGTTCTGGTATTGCCAAAAGCCTTGCTCCTGCCAGCCGGGCATGTTGCCCAGCCAGGGAGCGTACATCTGGTTGATCAAGCCGGAGTCGTATTTATCGGCGCCGCCTTTGCTCCAGCCCTCGGTGTAGAGGTGCCACTGCAGCAAAGCCGGATCCTGGGCGTAGACCATGTTGATCGCTTGAGCGAACTGCTGATAGATGATGCGGGTGGTGAAGCCGAGTTTATCTAGTTCCGCGGCGATGGTGTCGCCGACAACCCGCCGCTCATCCTCGGTTCGGACGATAAATTTCAACTCGACAGGCTTGCCCTGGTACTGCCACTTGTTATTGACCAGGGTGCACCCGGCCTTCTGCATCTCCGCGGTGACGGTGGTTTTCGCCTGTTCCGGCTGGTAACCCAAGTTCATCTCATAGACCATCGAATTGATGACCCGGTAATCGTAATCTCCGGAAGAGAGGTGGGAATACATCGGCAGCGCCGAACCCTGGTATATCTGCTGGGCGATATAGTTCCGGTCCAGGACTTGGTTGACGGCATACCGGATAGCTTTGACTGAAAAAGGATTCAATTGCCCCGACGGCGCCGGCGCCGGATTCAAGATCAAGCCGATTGAAGTGGCCGGAGCCTGGTACATCTTGATGCCCTGAACCTTGGCCAGCTCCTGGGCGGCCAGCGTTTTCAGGGAATAGATATACATATCCATTTCGCCTTTTTGGAGGGCGGCGGGGGCGATGTCCACGTTGAAAGCCTTAAATATCAGCTTGTCGGCCGCCGGGCCGGGTTTGGAGTGCGGCGGAGTGTAGGCTGCCACCGGCGAGACGAGGAATGACATGGCCAGCACGAGACTTAAGACGATGGCGAAGCCTCTCCCAGCCATCCGCGGTCTCTTATACATGGCTCTCCTCCTCACCTTTATTCAACGCCGTTGCGACTGGCGTGGCGGCAGCGCGTTCTATCTTCGAGTTGATGAATTATTTCGATTGCCTCATCCTGATGAACAGGGCCAGGACTGCCAGCAGACTGACGAACAGGGCGCCGCCCAACGTAGCCACCAGCCAGTCGTTGCTTCCCCCTTCGTTTTCCGGCGGCGCGGCGTTCATCCCGTCAATTTTTGTTGAAAGATCAGCCAGACCCTTTTCGAAGGTATCGAAGCCGAACTCAGTGAAAAATGATGCCAGCGCCACGTTGCCGGATATGTCGGAGACGGCGATGTCGCGGGCGCCTTCACCGGCAATGGGGGCATAGATGGTTTGCATGAAGTTACCCTGTAGGTCGGTGAAACCGGTGCTGATGATTACGCCGCCCATAGAGATGAAAATCTCGGAATCCGGCTGGAAGTTACTGCCCTGGACGATAACGTCCCGCCCGGCGGCGCCGGCCGGCGGCGAAAGGAATAGCTGGGGCGTCGGCATGGCGCGCTGCCGCGCGAAGCCGATTTTTTGATTGTAACCCATGACTTCGCCCAGGCGGCTGTCGGCCCAGACCATGTACACGTCGGAACCGGTGGCTTTCATCGAAAAATAATCGCCGATAAAGGCGCCGTAGGGGAATCCGAGGTTGGGATTGGACGGGAAGTCGGTGACCCTGGCGTTCATCGTCCAGGTCTTGCCGCCGTCGGTGGAAGAAGAGTAATAGATGTGGTAGGTCAATTCACCGCGGTCATCCC
Proteins encoded in this region:
- a CDS encoding ABC transporter substrate-binding protein produces the protein MYKRPRMAGRGFAIVLSLVLAMSFLVSPVAAYTPPHSKPGPAADKLIFKAFNVDIAPAALQKGEMDMYIYSLKTLAAQELAKVQGIKMYQAPATSIGLILNPAPAPSGQLNPFSVKAIRYAVNQVLDRNYIAQQIYQGSALPMYSHLSSGDYDYRVINSMVYEMNLGYQPEQAKTTVTAEMQKAGCTLVNNKWQYQGKPVELKFIVRTEDERRVVGDTIAAELDKLGFTTRIIYQQFAQAINMVYAQDPALLQWHLYTEGWSKGGADKYDSGLINQMYAPWLGNMPGWQEQGFWQYQNATLDDLGKKVYMGTFASTSQRDDLYKQMTKLAMEEAVRLWVVTAVNNFAAKSTMDGVTQDIAAGPRSLLTLRDAYVPNQSTLTIGNQWVWTERSTWNPVGGFGDVYSSDIWRNMVDPPLYSHPFTGLPAAYRASYTVETAGPSSTLAVPADAFRWDADKGKFATIAGATRATSKVTFDYSKYFQSKWHNGQQIEMADLIYAIYQSFDMVYNKNKSAIEFAAATTTKPVLDTFKGFKILDANRIEVYVDYWHFVPDYIASYAVPASLTTPWEILAAMDNIVFDKRQGAYSDTAAARFNVDWLSTVNKSHALRIRTVLSGFKDAGTVPNLIFDTPQTRVSFSSAQARYQASMDFYDSYSHLAISNGPFKLVRFDSAAQYAELDAFRDPGYPFKPGDKYLGAAQLVDIKNVTSSKLEPGKAGEVTVELSGAGTLAVDFSLVDPATSKVLKSGQAQGSGTRFTVALSAADTQNLKQGIYYLYLLGSSDAVSQVTERRLDVDMAGGGVITVPGDNGENGGGGGGGGISPMLIVIPIALLVGGGLVFMILKGAKTKK